The Diadema setosum chromosome 12, eeDiaSeto1, whole genome shotgun sequence genome has a segment encoding these proteins:
- the LOC140235637 gene encoding ropporin-1-like protein → MPGVGDDVPMYCSQQINIPPDLPDIMKQFTKAAIRTQPADVLQWSAAYFHALSNGETPPVKERLEMPVATQKTDTGLTPGILSVLNRQLGPKKVVTLADLEQKWKDNCLPKERMFSLLHIGSFGDEIEWLKFFSLACSALAGNITSAMKVICEILTKDPEGGAARIPFELFKELYTYLAQTDGEISEEQMEGVFTYLQYHVDKQQGMVQPRNFLHPDCPKLGP, encoded by the exons ATGCCAGGAGTTGGTGATGACGTCCCAATGTACTGCTCGCAGCAGATCAACATTCCCCCAGACCTTCCGGACATCATGAAGCAGTTCACCAAGGCTGCCATCAGGACCCAACCTGCCGATGTTCTTCAGTGGTCCGCCGC ATATTTCCATGCCCTGTCAAATGGTGAGACGCCACCAGTGAAGGAGAGGCTTGAGATGCCAGTGGCGACGCAGAAGACAGACACGGGACTCACGCCGGGAATTCTCTCAGTTCTTAACAGACAG CTTGGTCCCAAGAAGGTTGTGACCCTGGCTGACCTTGAGCAGAAGTGGAAGGACAACTGTCTGCCAAAGGAACGGATGTTCAGCCTGCTACACATCGGCAGCTTTGGGGATGAGATTGAATGGCTGAAATTCTTCTCACTGGCCTGCTCTGCTCTTGCTGGG AACATCACATCAGCGATGAAGGTGATCTGTGAAATCCTGACCAAGGATCCCGAGGGCGGGGCAGCCAGGATACCCTTTGAACTCTTCAAGGAGCTCTACACATACCTTGCTCAGACTGACGGAGAGATCTCGGAAGAACAGATGGAAGGCGTTTTCACATATCTGCAGTATCACGT GGACAAACAGCAAGGTATGGTCCAGCCGAGGAATTTCCTGCATCCTGACTGCCCAAAGCTCGGTCCGTGA